One Kineococcus radiotolerans SRS30216 = ATCC BAA-149 DNA window includes the following coding sequences:
- a CDS encoding sterol carrier family protein, whose translation MPPRRRTDPAEGLAAVRAVEDVLAGGGQPPRPLLATAVRYALEELAARHPGGSVEVRVPPFAAVQVLEGPRHTRGTPPAVVEVDPTTWIGLATGALRFDEARADGRVRASGNRADLGGLLPVVPPRTVLP comes from the coding sequence GTGCCTCCCCGCCGCCGCACCGACCCCGCGGAAGGCCTCGCCGCCGTGCGCGCCGTCGAGGACGTCCTGGCCGGGGGCGGGCAGCCCCCGCGCCCCCTCCTGGCCACCGCCGTGCGCTACGCCCTGGAGGAGCTCGCCGCGCGCCACCCCGGCGGCAGCGTCGAGGTGCGGGTCCCGCCCTTCGCCGCCGTCCAGGTCCTGGAGGGCCCGCGCCACACCCGGGGCACGCCGCCGGCGGTCGTGGAGGTCGACCCCACCACCTGGATCGGGCTGGCCACCGGCGCCCTGCGCTTCGACGAGGCCCGCGCCGACGGGCGGGTCCGGGCCAGCGGCAACCGCGCCGACCTCGGCGGCCTGCTGCCCGTGGTGCCGCCGCGTACCGTGCTCCCGTGA
- the purF gene encoding amidophosphoribosyltransferase, whose translation MARGDGRLNHDLLPGEKGPQDACGVFGVWAPGEEVSKLTFYGLYALQHRGQEAAGIAVSNGEQILVFKDTGLVSQVFDESALESLQGHIAVGHARYSTTGGGGWENAQPTLGDTAGGTVALAHNGNLTNLFELRDLQAERYPHSERPVLPGRPSPSELARGNTTDTAILTALFAGDPDHTLEATAAEVLPHVQGAFSLVFMDEHTLYAARDPQGIRPLVLGRLERGWVVASETPALDIVGASFVREIEPGELIAIDADGLRSTRFAEAKPKGCVFEYVYLARPDTSISGKVVQEARVEMGRVLAREHPVEADLVIPTPESGTPAAIGYAEESGIPYGQGMVKNSYVGRTFIQPNQTIRQLGIRLKLNPLKHVVAGKRLVVVDDSIVRGNTQRALIRMLREAGAAEIHVRISSPPVKWPCFYGIDFATRAELIANGLSVEDVAQSIGADSLGYISPEGMIAATDQPAERLCTACFSGSYPVPLNDLDRLGDHAMDKPRIPITPVSRSDAAQGAQQ comes from the coding sequence GTGGCCCGCGGTGACGGACGTCTGAACCACGACCTGCTCCCCGGCGAGAAGGGCCCTCAGGACGCTTGCGGCGTCTTCGGGGTCTGGGCGCCGGGCGAGGAAGTCTCCAAGCTCACCTTCTACGGCCTCTACGCCCTGCAGCACCGGGGGCAGGAGGCGGCCGGCATCGCCGTGAGCAACGGCGAGCAGATCCTGGTCTTCAAGGACACCGGCCTGGTGTCCCAGGTCTTCGACGAGTCCGCCCTGGAGTCCCTCCAGGGGCACATCGCCGTCGGGCACGCCCGCTACTCCACGACCGGTGGGGGCGGCTGGGAGAACGCCCAGCCCACGCTGGGCGACACCGCCGGCGGCACCGTGGCCCTGGCGCACAACGGCAACCTCACCAACCTCTTCGAGCTGCGCGACCTGCAGGCCGAGCGGTACCCGCACTCCGAGCGCCCGGTGCTGCCGGGCCGCCCCTCGCCCAGCGAGCTGGCCCGCGGCAACACCACCGACACCGCGATCCTCACCGCGCTGTTCGCCGGCGACCCCGACCACACCCTCGAGGCGACGGCCGCCGAGGTCCTCCCGCACGTGCAGGGCGCGTTCAGCCTCGTCTTCATGGACGAGCACACCCTCTACGCCGCCCGCGACCCGCAGGGCATCCGCCCGCTGGTGCTGGGCCGGCTGGAGCGCGGCTGGGTGGTGGCCTCCGAGACGCCGGCCCTCGACATCGTCGGGGCCAGCTTCGTGCGCGAGATCGAACCCGGTGAGCTCATCGCCATCGACGCCGACGGGCTGCGCAGCACCCGCTTCGCCGAGGCGAAGCCCAAGGGCTGCGTCTTCGAGTACGTCTACCTCGCCCGCCCCGACACCTCCATCAGCGGCAAGGTCGTCCAGGAGGCCCGCGTCGAGATGGGCCGGGTCCTGGCCCGCGAGCACCCCGTCGAGGCCGACCTCGTCATCCCGACCCCGGAGTCCGGGACGCCCGCCGCCATCGGCTACGCCGAGGAGTCCGGCATCCCCTACGGGCAGGGGATGGTGAAGAACTCCTACGTGGGGCGCACCTTCATCCAGCCCAACCAGACGATCCGCCAGCTCGGCATCCGCCTGAAGCTCAACCCGCTCAAGCACGTCGTCGCCGGCAAGCGGCTCGTCGTCGTCGACGACTCCATCGTGCGCGGCAACACCCAGCGGGCCCTGATCCGGATGCTGCGCGAGGCCGGCGCGGCCGAGATCCACGTCCGGATCTCCTCCCCGCCGGTGAAGTGGCCGTGCTTCTACGGCATCGACTTCGCCACCCGCGCCGAGCTCATCGCCAACGGCCTCTCCGTCGAGGACGTCGCCCAGAGCATCGGCGCCGACTCCCTGGGCTACATCTCGCCCGAGGGCATGATCGCCGCGACCGACCAGCCCGCCGAGCGGCTGTGCACGGCGTGCTTCTCCGGGAGCTACCCCGTCCCGCTCAACGACCTCGACCGCCTCGGCGACCACGCGATGGACAAGCCGCGCATCCCGATCACGCCGGTCAGCCGGTCCGACGCCGCCCAGGGGGCACAGCAGTGA
- the purM gene encoding phosphoribosylformylglycinamidine cyclo-ligase: MSSTTERAGTTYADAGVDVVAGDRAVELMKASVARTQGPEVVGGFGGFAGLYDVSALKDYRRPLLATSTDGVGTKVAIAQAVDKHDTIGADLVGMVVDDVVVCGATPLFMTDYIACGRVVPERMAAIVAGIARACEEAGVALVGGETAEHPGLLGPEEYDVAGAVTGVVEADELLGAERVEVGDVLVAMASSGLHSNGYSLVRRVFADAGWAYDRHVEEFGRTLGEELLTPTRIYARPALATLASGGVHAMSHVTGGGLAANLARCLPAHVTAVVDRTTWTPGAVFGLVRDLGRVPADDLERTLNLGVGMLAVVRADSVDAVVRSVEGAGIPAWVCGEVRERTDADGESNGKGVAGGVTLLQGRHRGW, from the coding sequence GTGAGTTCGACGACCGAGCGCGCCGGGACGACGTACGCCGACGCGGGGGTCGACGTCGTCGCGGGCGACCGCGCCGTGGAGCTCATGAAGGCGTCCGTGGCGCGCACCCAGGGCCCCGAGGTCGTCGGCGGCTTCGGCGGCTTCGCCGGCCTCTACGACGTCTCGGCCCTCAAGGACTACCGCCGCCCCCTGCTGGCGACGAGCACCGACGGCGTCGGCACCAAGGTCGCGATCGCGCAGGCCGTCGACAAGCACGACACCATCGGCGCCGACCTCGTCGGCATGGTCGTCGACGACGTCGTCGTGTGCGGGGCGACGCCGCTGTTCATGACCGACTACATCGCCTGCGGGCGCGTCGTCCCCGAGCGGATGGCGGCCATCGTCGCCGGCATCGCCCGGGCCTGCGAGGAGGCCGGGGTCGCGCTGGTCGGCGGGGAGACCGCCGAGCACCCGGGTCTGCTCGGCCCGGAGGAGTACGACGTGGCCGGCGCGGTCACCGGGGTCGTCGAGGCCGACGAGCTGCTCGGTGCCGAGCGCGTCGAGGTCGGGGACGTGCTCGTCGCGATGGCGAGCTCGGGTCTGCACTCCAACGGCTACTCGCTGGTCCGGCGGGTCTTCGCCGACGCCGGCTGGGCCTACGACCGGCACGTGGAGGAGTTCGGGCGCACGCTGGGCGAGGAGCTGCTGACCCCCACCCGCATCTACGCCCGGCCCGCCCTCGCGACGCTGGCCTCCGGCGGGGTGCACGCCATGAGCCACGTCACCGGCGGGGGGCTCGCCGCGAACCTGGCGCGCTGCCTGCCCGCGCACGTGACGGCCGTGGTGGACCGCACCACGTGGACGCCCGGGGCGGTCTTCGGCCTGGTGCGCGACCTGGGACGGGTGCCCGCCGACGACCTCGAACGGACCCTCAACCTGGGCGTCGGCATGCTGGCCGTCGTGCGGGCCGACAGCGTGGACGCCGTCGTGCGCAGCGTCGAGGGAGCGGGCATTCCGGCGTGGGTGTGCGGTGAGGTCCGGGAACGGACCGACGCGGACGGGGAGAGCAACGGGAAGGGTGTCGCAGGAGGCGTGACGCTCCTCCAGGGCCGCCACCGGGGTTGGTGA
- a CDS encoding DUF3073 domain-containing protein, which yields MGRGRQKAKQTKVARELKYYSPDTDYNALQRELHGPDPYRQIGRPAAQEAPVSDVEDDESDDESEDWSKYTATDDYDEWSSKRRA from the coding sequence ATGGGGCGCGGCCGTCAGAAGGCCAAGCAGACGAAGGTCGCTCGGGAGCTGAAGTACTACAGCCCCGATACCGACTACAACGCGCTGCAACGTGAGCTTCACGGGCCCGACCCGTACCGTCAGATCGGGCGGCCCGCCGCCCAGGAGGCGCCGGTGTCTGACGTTGAAGACGACGAATCGGACGACGAGTCCGAGGACTGGTCGAAGTACACCGCGACCGACGACTACGACGAGTGGTCGTCCAAGCGCCGAGCCTGA
- the xylB gene encoding xylulokinase encodes MSSAGGGGGRRVVAGVDSSTQSCKVVVRDATTGELLRIGRARHPEGTEVDPDRWWRALEEAVADAGGLDDVDALAVGAQQHGSVLLDEDGEVVRPALLWNDGRSAAAAEALTAELGGPQAWAEQVGSVLVASLTITKLRWIAEHEPAHAARTASVCLPHDWLTWKLAGAGGARLVTDRGDASGTGYWSPTGGYRTDLLRTAFGATPELPDVLAPAESAGPTASDLSRGARLGPGTGDNMAAALGVGARVGDVVVSIGTSGVVSVVSDLATHDPSGLVAGFADATGRYLPLVCTLNAARVLDSAARMLGVDHAELSRLALSAPAGSDGLVLVPYLEGERTPVRPDATGALHGLTLSTSTPAHVARATVEGLLCGLADGLDALVAQGVEIGRVVLVGGGARSEAVRRLAPAVLARPVVVPEPGEYVADGAARQAAWVLTGGEAPPDWTLGASRTFEADPTPHVRERYAQVRDLTANRL; translated from the coding sequence GTGAGCAGCGCAGGAGGCGGCGGAGGCCGTCGGGTGGTGGCCGGGGTCGACTCCTCGACCCAGTCGTGCAAGGTCGTCGTGCGCGACGCGACGACGGGTGAGCTGCTGCGGATCGGGCGGGCCCGGCACCCCGAGGGGACCGAGGTCGACCCCGACCGCTGGTGGCGCGCCCTGGAGGAGGCCGTGGCCGACGCGGGCGGGCTCGACGACGTCGACGCGCTGGCCGTCGGCGCGCAGCAGCACGGCTCGGTCCTCCTCGACGAGGACGGCGAGGTCGTCCGTCCCGCGCTGCTGTGGAACGACGGCCGCTCGGCGGCCGCCGCCGAGGCGCTGACCGCGGAGCTCGGCGGCCCGCAGGCGTGGGCCGAGCAGGTCGGCAGCGTCCTCGTCGCCTCCCTGACCATCACCAAGCTGCGCTGGATCGCCGAGCACGAACCCGCCCACGCGGCGCGGACGGCCTCGGTCTGCCTGCCGCACGACTGGCTGACCTGGAAGCTGGCCGGCGCGGGCGGGGCCCGCCTCGTCACCGACCGCGGCGACGCCAGCGGCACGGGCTACTGGTCGCCCACCGGCGGCTACCGCACCGACCTGCTGCGCACCGCCTTCGGCGCGACGCCGGAGCTGCCCGACGTCCTCGCCCCCGCGGAGTCCGCGGGCCCCACCGCCAGCGACCTCTCCCGCGGGGCCCGGCTGGGCCCGGGCACCGGCGACAACATGGCGGCCGCCCTCGGGGTCGGCGCCCGCGTGGGCGACGTCGTCGTCTCCATCGGGACCTCCGGCGTGGTGAGCGTCGTCAGCGACCTCGCGACCCACGACCCGAGCGGGCTGGTCGCCGGCTTCGCCGACGCCACCGGCCGCTACCTGCCGCTGGTGTGCACCCTCAACGCCGCCCGCGTCCTGGACTCCGCCGCCCGGATGCTCGGGGTCGACCACGCCGAGCTCTCCCGGCTGGCGCTGTCCGCCCCGGCCGGCAGCGACGGGCTGGTCCTGGTGCCGTACCTGGAGGGGGAGCGCACCCCGGTCCGCCCTGACGCCACCGGGGCCCTGCACGGGCTCACCCTGTCCACCTCCACCCCCGCCCACGTGGCCCGCGCCACCGTCGAGGGGCTGCTGTGCGGGCTGGCCGACGGCCTGGACGCCCTCGTCGCCCAGGGCGTCGAGATCGGCCGGGTCGTGCTCGTCGGCGGCGGCGCGCGCTCGGAGGCCGTGCGCCGCCTGGCACCGGCCGTCCTGGCCCGCCCGGTCGTCGTCCCCGAACCGGGGGAGTACGTCGCCGACGGCGCGGCCCGGCAGGCCGCCTGGGTGCTCACCGGCGGCGAGGCCCCGCCGGACTGGACCCTCGGCGCGTCGCGGACCTTCGAGGCCGACCCGACCCCGCACGTGCGGGAGCGCTACGCGCAGGTGCGCGACCTCACCGCGAACCGCCTCTGA
- a CDS encoding diguanylate cyclase domain-containing protein, producing the protein MTPRGASPDWRALAAAAPATALLSGTSVQWASPGLGELVLADPSALVGTDALDLVLAADRERARAALAAALRRPGERPGPLRLRPAARPEVRLEVLARTRGGNHLVVAAWDVSHRLAGERAPGPRDGRDAPAGPLDRTALEGRWERSRTRARADPALRTFVLRCGVEGPGGAGDAVLVEVARRLAAEVRAGDTVARLGGGEFVVLVEAVPATHVQALAERLRRSVGAVQAGVHVGLSVGWVADDPSLTRDAVLAEAHAHRTLRGGSR; encoded by the coding sequence GTGACCCCGCGGGGAGCCAGCCCGGACTGGCGGGCCCTGGCCGCCGCGGCCCCCGCCACCGCGCTGCTGTCGGGGACGAGCGTGCAGTGGGCCTCGCCGGGGCTGGGGGAGCTCGTCCTGGCCGACCCGTCGGCGCTGGTCGGCACCGACGCCCTCGACCTCGTGCTCGCCGCGGACCGGGAGCGGGCGCGGGCGGCGCTGGCCGCCGCGCTGCGCCGTCCGGGGGAACGTCCCGGGCCGCTGCGGCTGCGGCCCGCGGCGCGCCCGGAGGTGCGCCTGGAGGTCCTCGCCCGCACCCGGGGCGGGAACCACCTCGTGGTCGCGGCCTGGGACGTCTCCCACCGCCTCGCCGGCGAGCGCGCGCCCGGCCCCCGCGACGGGCGCGACGCCCCGGCGGGGCCGCTCGACCGCACGGCGCTGGAGGGCCGCTGGGAGCGCTCCCGGACCCGGGCCCGGGCCGACCCCGCCCTGCGCACGTTCGTCCTGCGGTGCGGCGTCGAGGGCCCCGGGGGAGCCGGTGACGCGGTCCTGGTGGAGGTCGCCCGGCGGCTGGCCGCGGAGGTCCGGGCCGGTGACACCGTGGCCCGCCTGGGCGGGGGCGAGTTCGTGGTCCTCGTCGAGGCGGTGCCCGCCACGCACGTGCAGGCCCTCGCCGAGCGGTTGCGGCGCAGCGTCGGCGCCGTGCAGGCGGGCGTCCACGTCGGCCTCTCGGTGGGCTGGGTGGCCGACGACCCCTCCCTCACCCGCGACGCCGTGCTGGCCGAGGCGCACGCCCACCGCACCCTCAGAGGCGGTTCGCGGTGA